From Vigna radiata var. radiata cultivar VC1973A unplaced genomic scaffold, Vradiata_ver6 scaffold_189, whole genome shotgun sequence, the proteins below share one genomic window:
- the LOC111240734 gene encoding uncharacterized protein LOC111240734, with amino-acid sequence MTSSSGKRIKIIGSKRSEPERFYSNRFLSRRHEQHHPIVQERRLLMERKEGWIPDLTPQFGEEMESRNWEKLATYHAPANIGVVKDFYTNAKPLEDSHTQDYMSYTRGKIIRYDPKSINRFLNIEWTGVQCQYSLNVQKGTDFDDIESVLCVPKWHFHRNQSGATIHIKRAYLTPPIGGRWPRRR; translated from the coding sequence ATGACCTCCTCATCTGGTAAGAGGATTAAAATCATTGGAAGCAAAAGGAGTGAGCCAGAAAGGTTTTATTCAAACAGGTTTCTCTCTAGAAGACATGAGCAACATCACCCCATTGTCCAAGAAAGACGCCTTTTGATGGAGAGAAAGGAAGGATGGATTCCGGACCTGACTCCACAGTTTGGAGAAGAGATGGAGAGTAGGAACTGGGAGAAGCTAGCCACATACCATGCACCTGCCAATATAGGAGTGGTGAAAGATTTTTACACCAATGCTAAGCCACTAGAGGACTCTCATACTCAGGACTACATGAGTTATACCCGTGGGAAGATTATTAGGTATGATCCTAAGTCAATTAATAGATTTCTAAATATAGAATGGACAGGTGTGCAGTGCCAGTATTCATTGAACGTGCAAAAGGGCACTGATTTTGATGATATAGAGAGCGTGCTTTGTGTGCCAAAATGGCACTTTCATAGGAACCAGAGTGGTGCAACTATTCACATCAAAAGAGCTTATTTGACACCACCCATAGGGGGCAGGTGGCCACGACGAAGATG